The Chryseobacterium indologenes genomic sequence CGCTTGAGCTTGAAGGTAGAGATATTTATATCCGTGAAGGATGTAATGCTTGTCACTCTCAGATGATCAGACCATTCAGAGATGAGATTACGAGATTTAACGGTAAAAACGGACAATACTCTAAAGCCGGAGAATTTGTTTACGACAGACCATTCTTATGGGGATCTAAGAGAACAGGTCCGGATTTGCACAGGGAAGGAGGTAAAAACCCAAGTTCTTGGCACTACAAGCACATGTACAACCCAAGATCTACTTCTGCAGGTTCAATTATGCCTCGTTATCCTTGGTTAATTGCTACTAACTTAGACAGATCTAAAATGGTAGACAAGATGAAGCTAATGAAGAATACATTTGATGTACCTTACACAAAAGCTGAAATCGATTCTGCAGACAAATGGGCAAACAACCAATCGGCAAAAATTGTTAAAGATATCTTCTCCGAAGCTAATGACCTGAAAGAGGCTTATGCTAAGAGACCTCAGGGAGAATTAGAGAAAAAAGAAATTATTGCTCTTATTTCTTACCTTCAAAGATTAGGAACAGATATCAAGACAACTGAAATCAAAACAGCAAGTAATAACTAAAACATTAAAAGGTTCATCATATGATTCCTCAGAATTTTAAAGATATATTATCCAATACAGAAAATGCTGGTTTCTACCAGACGCTGGCTCTGATTTTCTTTATGCTGTTCTTCGTAGCTTTGATTATATACGTTTTTAGCAAGCCTAAAAAATATTACAAAGAAGAAGAAGAGGCTCCACTTGGGGATGATGAGGATGATGATTTTAATTTAAAAAATTAAACTATTTTTATGAAACAAAGAACACCTGTTGTTATAAACATCTTAATAATAATCGGACTTTTAATAGTTTTTTATTATCTGTTTGTACAGAGCTACGCATTCTTGGGTTCACCATACTTCTGGGGTACTGTTGTGATTGCCGGGATTCTGGCTTACATTCACAGTGCTATTGGAGATTTAATTGAAAACAACAAATTCAAAAAATTATCTCCGGAAGAAAAAGCGGCTTATTTAGCTGAGAAGAAAGTTCCTTTCTTCAAAAGAATGTATGCTGCTGCATTCAAAAAGCAATCTGAAACTGAGGAAAAAGATATCCTTATCGACCACGGTTTCGACGGAATCATGGAATTGGATAACCAATTACCAAAATGGTGGGTAGGTTTATTCTATTTTGGGACTGCTTTTTGTATTGTATATATTGCGGCCTATACATTTACAGATTTCGCTCACCCGTTAAGCGAATATGAAAAAGAGTATAAAGAGCAATTGGCAAGTATTGCAGCGTATGAAGCAACCCAGCCTCCTGTAACCATTGAAACGGCTAAATATTCAGCTGACAATATCGCAGATGGTAAAGAATTATTCAAAACAAACTGTGCATCTTGTCACAAAGAAGACGGTAGTGGAGGTATCGGTCCAAACCTTACGGACAACTATTGGATCAACCAGCCTGAGAAGACGTTATTTAAAAACGTATTCCACATGGACTGGAATGGTTCTCCTACCAACCCTGCGATGAGAGCATTCGGTAAAAACGGAGAAGTTTCAGGAGCTGAAATTGAAAAGATTGCAGCTTATGTATATCACATCAACCAGGAACTTCCACCGGTAACTCAGGCACAGGGAGGAGCTGCTCCTCAGGGAACTGAAGCGCATTGGGAAAAAGAATAATTTAGAAAAATTAGAAACATATGAAAAAAACATAATTTGTTATTAGATTAAAAATAGTAACGAATTATGTTTTTTCTTTTTTAAACATATTACAACATGTCAGACATAGAAGAAATAGAAGTACGAGGCGGACAGGGACAGGTTCTGGACCCTGAAACTTACAGAGATTCTATCGGGACAATGGAGCAATCCGGTAAGAGAAAATGGGTATTCCCGAGAAAACCTAAAGGGAAATACACCAACTACAGAAATCTTGTAAGCTATGCATTATTAATTATTTATTTTTCATTACCGTTCATCAAGATCAATGGTAACCCATTATTGATGTTCAATGTAATAGACAGAGAGTTTTTTATCTTCGGACAACCTTTCTATCCCCAAGACTTTTTTATCCTTACTTTAGGTGCTATCGCATCTTTGATTTTTATTATCGTTTTTACGATTGCATTCGGAAGAATTTTCTGCGGGTGGATATGCCCTCAGACAATTTTTATGGAATCTATCTTCCGTAAAATCG encodes the following:
- a CDS encoding cbb3-type cytochrome c oxidase subunit 3 yields the protein MIPQNFKDILSNTENAGFYQTLALIFFMLFFVALIIYVFSKPKKYYKEEEEAPLGDDEDDDFNLKN
- a CDS encoding c-type cytochrome, coding for MKQRTPVVINILIIIGLLIVFYYLFVQSYAFLGSPYFWGTVVIAGILAYIHSAIGDLIENNKFKKLSPEEKAAYLAEKKVPFFKRMYAAAFKKQSETEEKDILIDHGFDGIMELDNQLPKWWVGLFYFGTAFCIVYIAAYTFTDFAHPLSEYEKEYKEQLASIAAYEATQPPVTIETAKYSADNIADGKELFKTNCASCHKEDGSGGIGPNLTDNYWINQPEKTLFKNVFHMDWNGSPTNPAMRAFGKNGEVSGAEIEKIAAYVYHINQELPPVTQAQGGAAPQGTEAHWEKE